The Niastella koreensis GR20-10 genome includes a window with the following:
- the kaiC gene encoding circadian clock protein KaiC, with the protein MASKSKNNAAKQIEKSPSGISGFDEITSGGLPKGRPSLICGDAGAGKTLFGIEFIVKGAVQYGEPGVILTFEERSADLASNVASLGFDLKKLEKSNLLQIDYVHVERTEIEETGEYDLDGLFIRLAHAIDSIKAKRVLLDTIENLFGGLSNTAILRAELRRLFNWLKEKGVTAVITAERGKGSLTRQGLEEYVSDCVILLDHRVTNQISTRRLRVVKYRGSIHGTNEYPFLIDEDGISVLPVTSLQLNKEVGSQRISSGVDSLDNMLDGKGFYRGSSILVSGTAGTGKTSIAATFANAACLRKERCLFFAFEESPQQIVRNMRSIGLNLQQHIDAGLLQFHASRPTLHGLEMHLVTIHKKIKAFKPKVVILDPISNLTSTGLLTEVKSILVRLIDFLQTEGITVLFTALNVLSGANEQTDEGVSSLVDAWITVREIESGGERNKGLYIMKSRGMNHSNQIREFLITNKGIQLVDVYIGPEGVLTGSAREAQQLLEATGAELRTYAVGRKDREIDRKRKILEAKIASLQEEFASLQEELNKSYQEEDLRKEIMERNRASLSTKRTNKSLNGKRK; encoded by the coding sequence ATGGCTTCCAAATCAAAAAATAACGCGGCAAAACAGATTGAAAAAAGTCCTTCCGGCATTAGTGGGTTTGATGAAATAACCAGTGGGGGCTTACCAAAAGGCAGGCCTTCGTTAATTTGTGGGGATGCCGGGGCGGGTAAAACGCTGTTTGGGATTGAATTCATTGTAAAGGGCGCCGTGCAATATGGCGAACCCGGCGTTATTTTGACTTTTGAAGAACGCTCCGCTGATCTGGCTTCCAACGTGGCTTCCCTGGGATTCGATCTAAAGAAACTGGAGAAATCCAACCTGTTGCAGATCGACTATGTGCATGTGGAAAGAACTGAGATCGAGGAAACCGGTGAGTACGACCTGGATGGATTGTTTATCCGGTTGGCGCATGCCATTGATAGCATTAAAGCAAAAAGGGTATTGTTGGATACCATAGAAAACCTGTTTGGTGGCCTGTCAAACACCGCCATTTTACGGGCGGAACTACGGCGTTTGTTCAACTGGTTGAAGGAAAAAGGGGTAACGGCAGTAATTACCGCCGAACGGGGAAAGGGTTCTTTAACCAGGCAGGGATTGGAAGAATATGTTTCAGACTGCGTGATCCTGCTGGATCACCGGGTTACCAACCAGATCTCCACCCGCCGGTTACGGGTAGTTAAATACCGGGGATCTATCCACGGAACCAATGAGTACCCGTTTTTAATTGATGAAGATGGTATTTCGGTGCTGCCGGTCACTTCACTCCAATTGAATAAGGAGGTTGGCTCACAACGGATCTCATCAGGCGTTGATTCGCTGGACAATATGTTGGATGGCAAAGGTTTTTACCGGGGTAGTTCTATATTGGTGTCTGGCACGGCCGGAACCGGCAAAACCAGTATTGCGGCTACTTTTGCCAATGCCGCCTGTCTTAGAAAAGAGCGCTGTTTGTTCTTTGCCTTTGAGGAATCGCCGCAACAGATTGTGCGGAATATGAGGTCCATTGGCTTGAATCTGCAGCAGCATATCGATGCGGGGCTTTTGCAATTCCACGCTTCCCGCCCTACCCTGCATGGGTTGGAAATGCACCTGGTAACCATTCATAAAAAGATAAAAGCCTTTAAGCCCAAAGTTGTCATCCTGGATCCCATCAGCAACCTGACCTCTACGGGGCTGCTGACGGAAGTAAAATCCATCCTGGTGCGATTGATCGATTTTTTGCAAACCGAGGGTATCACCGTATTATTTACAGCACTCAACGTCCTATCGGGAGCAAACGAACAAACAGATGAAGGCGTATCCTCACTGGTAGATGCCTGGATCACTGTAAGAGAGATCGAATCGGGCGGAGAACGCAATAAAGGTTTATACATCATGAAATCGAGGGGGATGAACCATTCCAACCAGATCAGGGAGTTCCTGATAACGAATAAAGGTATTCAATTGGTTGATGTTTACATCGGGCCGGAAGGCGTGCTCACCGGTTCTGCCCGCGAAGCGCAGCAACTTTTGGAAGCAACAGGCGCCGAATTGCGTACGTATGCCGTGGGCCGTAAAGACCGGGAAATTGACCGTAAACGTAAAATACTGGAAGCCAAGATAGCTTCCCTGCAGGAAGAGTTTGCCTCATTACAGGAAGAGTTGAACAAGTCGTACCAGGAAGAAGACCTGCGCAAGGAAATTATGGAAAGAAACCGGGCCTCATTATCAACCAAAAGAACCAACAAATCGCTGAATGGCAAAAGGAAGTAA
- a CDS encoding circadian clock KaiB family protein: MAKGSKPAKKKTAKPKAKKWELRLYIAGNTPKSIAALANLKKYCEQHLAGQYSLEVIDLLIQPQLAAGDQIFAVPTLVRKVPVPIRKIIGDLSNEEKVLVGLNIKPVNK; this comes from the coding sequence ATGGCAAAAGGAAGTAAACCGGCAAAAAAGAAAACCGCCAAACCCAAAGCAAAAAAATGGGAGCTTAGATTATATATTGCCGGTAATACCCCAAAATCGATCGCGGCGCTGGCGAACCTGAAAAAATATTGCGAACAGCACCTTGCCGGCCAGTATAGCCTTGAGGTCATCGATCTGTTGATCCAGCCGCAATTGGCTGCGGGCGACCAGATTTTTGCTGTTCCCACCCTGGTACGTAAAGTACCGGTACCTATCAGAAAGATAATCGGAGACCTCTCCAATGAAGAAAAGGTTTTGGTAGGATTGAACATAAAACCTGTAAATAAGTAA
- a CDS encoding circadian clock KaiB family protein, whose protein sequence is MGKKQPSLPDTTGATVHAAYVFRLYVTGASPNSSRAIINIKEICEIYLKDRYTLEIIDVYQQPMLAKSEQIVALPLLVKVSPAPTRKLIGDLADKEKVLKTLGLK, encoded by the coding sequence ATGGGTAAAAAGCAACCGTCTTTGCCAGACACTACAGGCGCTACAGTACATGCAGCGTATGTATTTCGACTGTATGTGACGGGCGCCTCCCCAAACTCTTCAAGAGCTATTATTAATATAAAAGAGATTTGTGAAATTTATTTGAAAGACCGGTATACATTGGAGATCATTGATGTATACCAACAACCCATGCTTGCTAAAAGCGAACAGATCGTTGCCCTGCCGTTATTGGTGAAAGTTTCGCCTGCACCCACCCGGAAATTGATTGGCGACCTTGCCGATAAAGAAAAAGTTTTGAAAACGCTGGGGTTAAAATGA
- a CDS encoding sensor histidine kinase, giving the protein MKHEKTITDLRAELEELRHQLLEAHETIDAIRTGQVDALILESNGSNELYTLKTADIAYRVFIEKMTEGAVTLSRDGFILYCNQQFAVIVNHPLSAVIGSSFRVFIADEDLAAYDQLFENCWQQDSKEEIRLKNSHTGIPVQLSMTALQIEGTRALSIIITDLSAQKKTQLQLEEANRKLQIMNKALEESNHDLQQFASIASHDLQEPLRKVQMFSNMLLEKNEELHGDSKRFLDKILDATRRMKILIVDVLNYSRLSARDPMRETVDLNKVVNELLEDLELIILEKKAVVRVGELPSIAGNKGQIRQVFQNLLSNALKFTRADHRPVIDITAQTVAEKYAQHSTENSRFTLIRVKDNGIGFEEKYLENIFALFERLHTKDKFEGTGIGLAIARKIIEKHGGAITAQSKIGAGAEFLIWLPMQ; this is encoded by the coding sequence ATGAAGCACGAAAAAACGATAACAGACCTGCGGGCCGAATTGGAAGAACTCAGGCATCAGTTATTGGAAGCTCATGAAACCATCGATGCCATTCGTACCGGGCAGGTGGATGCCCTGATCCTGGAAAGCAATGGCAGTAATGAATTGTATACGCTTAAAACGGCCGATATCGCCTACCGCGTCTTTATTGAAAAAATGACCGAAGGCGCTGTAACCCTTAGCAGGGATGGATTTATATTATATTGTAATCAACAGTTTGCGGTAATTGTCAATCATCCCCTGTCTGCAGTTATTGGCAGTTCTTTCAGGGTTTTTATTGCCGATGAGGACCTGGCCGCGTATGATCAGCTTTTTGAAAACTGCTGGCAGCAGGACAGTAAGGAAGAAATCCGGCTTAAAAACAGCCACACCGGCATTCCGGTACAATTGTCGATGACCGCGCTGCAGATAGAAGGTACCAGGGCTTTAAGTATTATTATAACGGACCTTTCCGCCCAAAAGAAAACGCAGCTGCAACTGGAAGAAGCAAACCGTAAATTGCAGATCATGAATAAGGCGCTTGAAGAAAGCAATCATGACCTGCAGCAATTTGCGTCGATAGCCTCGCACGACCTGCAGGAACCGCTGCGTAAGGTGCAGATGTTCTCGAATATGTTATTGGAAAAGAACGAGGAATTGCATGGCGATTCAAAAAGGTTCCTGGATAAAATACTGGATGCTACCAGGCGGATGAAAATTTTAATTGTAGATGTACTGAATTATTCCCGGCTTTCGGCCCGGGACCCCATGCGGGAAACGGTTGACCTTAATAAAGTGGTGAATGAACTGCTGGAAGATCTTGAATTGATCATCCTGGAAAAGAAAGCCGTGGTAAGGGTAGGCGAATTACCCAGTATTGCAGGCAACAAAGGGCAGATCAGGCAGGTTTTTCAAAACCTGTTATCAAACGCTTTAAAATTTACGCGGGCAGACCATAGGCCTGTGATTGACATAACAGCCCAAACGGTAGCCGAAAAATATGCGCAGCATAGTACAGAAAACAGCCGGTTTACCCTGATCAGGGTTAAAGATAACGGGATTGGCTTTGAAGAAAAATACCTGGAAAACATCTTTGCGTTATTTGAGCGGCTGCATACAAAAGACAAATTCGAGGGTACGGGCATTGGGTTGGCCATTGCCAGGAAAATAATAGAAAAACATGGTGGTGCTATCACTGCCCAAAGTAAAATAGGTGCAGGCGCTGAATTTTTAATTTGGTTACCCATGCAATAA